From one Rosa rugosa chromosome 4, drRosRugo1.1, whole genome shotgun sequence genomic stretch:
- the LOC133746126 gene encoding HVA22-like protein e, with protein MGKGWTFLTQLHSLAGPVLQLLYPLYASVMAIESPSKLDDEQWLAYWIIYSFLTLLEMVIQPALEWLPIWYEVKLVFVAWLVLPQFKGAAFLYDKYVREQILRYREGKDHHDSSSKSPTGKGKSKFVQFMTPKSGEQEAY; from the exons ATGGGAAAAGGCTGGACTTTCCTTACCCAACTTCACTCTCTTGCTGG GCCTGTGTTGCAGCTGCTTTACCCCTT GTATGCATCAGTGATGGCCATAGAGAGCCCATCAAAACTAGATGATGAGCAGTGGCTTGCTTATTGGATTATTTACTCTTTCCTCACTCTCTTGGAGATGGTTATCCAACCCGCTTTAGAATG GTTACCAATTTGGTATGAGGTGAAGCTTGTGTTTGTGGCGTGGTTGGTTCTACCACAATTCAAAGGGGCAGCTTTCTTGTATGATAAATATGTGAGGGAGCAAATCCTCAGGTATAGAGAAGGAAAAGACCATCATGATTCATCCAGCAAGTCCCCAACTGGCAAAGGCAAGAGCAAGTTTGTGCAGTTCATGACCCCCAAGAGT GGAGAGCAGGAAGCTTACTGA